Genomic segment of Parageobacillus genomosp. 1:
CAAGCAGCAGCGCGAGGGCAAACACCGCTTCCACTAACGTAAATCCGCTACATTTTTTGCACATAAAACCTCCCTTTTCCGAGCAAAAATATAATTTTATAGGCGCTGTCTTTTCTTTTTAATACAAGCGCTCCCGCTTTATTCACATTTCCGTTTTCCAAAAAGAGAAGCGGCATCGTCAGCGTCGTCAGCTGGAACTTCCATGGATTCGGAAGCGTGCGGATGAAAAGCGTTTTCCCGTTTTTCATTTCTGTCATCCGATATTCGGGGCGGCTTTCCGAAAATGTCACGGCCACCCGCGTTTTATAGGTCATCGCATATTGCTGGGCGTACAATAAATCATCACGCAACTGTGTAATGATATACGTTTCTGTTTTCTGCCGCGCCAAGTTGCTTAAAGAAGGGAGAGAAACCGCCATCAACACGGTGATGGCGGATAAAACGAGAAGCATTTCGGTAAAGGTAAATCCGCGATCACGTTCCACTTTCGCTTACTTCCCCGTTGCTATTAATTTGAATGGAATGGCCGTTCGGACATTTATCAGACTTAATATACTTTTCATCGATCAGGTCCTGTACAGTAGGAATTTTGTTATTCTCCATCTCATACGCTTTGACTTGTGCTTGGACGGTATTGACAAACGCCGCACATCCCTTGGTGTTAATCATCCCGTTATGTTTTGTTATATTTGGAATGACAATTAGCAATAAGACAGAAATAACCATTAATACGATTAACATTTCGATTAATGTAAAACCCTTTTCATTCACTGTCCTTCCCTCCTATAAATGATTCATCATAGAAAACATCGGCAGCAAAATCGCCAAATACATGCAAATGACAAGCAAACCGACAGAAGACAGAAGCAGCGGCTGAATGAATTTCAATAACGCTTCAAGTCGCTCCTCGAACGTCTGAAACAATATTTCGCTATAATGATTTAACTCTTTGCCCAATTCCCCATTAGACTGGCCATGACGGATCACGAGCGCCAGCTCTTGTTCGTAATAGTTGCAAGCAGCGATAGTGCTATCTAGCGGAAGTCCTTTCGCCAGCTCGTCTTTGATCCTTCTTCCTTCCGCCTGTAAAAACGGCAGCGATTCTTGTCGTTCAAAAACTTGGAGCGCCTCATATATCGACATTCCTCCCTGTAGTAAATGGCCGAGCTGCAGCGCAAGCAGATGGGTGACATAAAGCTTGACAAAAGATCGAAGAAGCGGGATTTTCATCACAACGTTGATCTTGGTGGTCACCGTCCATTTTCGAAACGAGCCGATATAAAAAAGAAAACAAACGATACATAAAACAAAAACAACAGCAAACATATTAGGGACAATAGAAACGATGTGCATAAAAACGGTGGATGCCAAAGATGGCGAAGAGGATAGAGTGGAAGAAACTTGAGCAAACCGCGGCAGCAGCAGATGCCCAACGGCAGCCAACATCAATACCATAAAAAACAGCAACATTAGCGGGTAGCTGCTCGTTTTGCGTAGCTTTTGCATATATTCCGCTTTCTGCATTAGCATTTTTCCCGCTTCGATAATGCCGCGCGGTAAATCCCCGCGCTGCTCTGCGAAAAACAAATAGCCGATTGCTTCGTGATGAAAAGAAAGCGAAGCAACAGATTGGTAAAAAGGTAGTCCCGAACGAAGTCGGGAAAGGCATTGCTGCAAATGATGGCGTCGGGAAAGCGGCTCTTGAATTTCTAAAAATTCGAGTGCTTGTGACAGCGAATACCCTCTTTCTAACAGGCTTCCTAGCCGCACTAAAAACGTTCCTTGCTGATGTAGCGGCCATTTTCGTTTCTTCATTTTTCCCCTCCCTTAACGACCGCGAGAGTGTGCGCCGGCAAAAACCCAAGCGCCACTCCTTTGCGAATGATATTTTCCAACGTATAGTAGCGGCATAGTTGGTTTCCTGTTTGCACGGATTGAATAGCATCCGACAGTGCATTTCCATACAGCAGTTCATGCACAGCGACGCGGCGCACTTTTCGATATTGGCGGCAAACGGGCAAGCAATGTTCGCCGCAAAACGGACAGAGTAAATCGACAAGCCGCTGTGCTGCTACTGTGAGCAATGTTTGTTCAACATCAGCGAGCGGGATGCCGAATTCGCGCAAACGGTAAATCGCGCCAACCGCGTTGTTCGTATGCATCGTCGAGACAATCAAATGCCCTGTCATGGCCGAGCGCACCGCAATTTTTGCCGTTTCGGCATCGCGGATTTCGCCGACCATAATGACGTCCGGGTCATGGCGCAAAGCAGCCTTTAAGCCAGCGGCATACGTAATTCCCGCTTTTTCGTTAATCTGCACTTGCAGTAAATTGTCAATCCGCTTTTCGACCGGATCTTCCAAAGTGATGACATTGCGATGCCACCTTTCTTGGCAAATCCGCAGCAGCGTATATAAAGTTGTCGTTTTTCCTGATCCGGTCGGCCCGGTGAAAATGATTAATCCTTGCGGTTGTTGAAACAGGGAAAGTAATATGTTAGTGGAGTGGGCAAACAGAGAAATTTGTGACTGCGGCAGGAAAAAACTTTGTGGAAGAAGCCGGATGACGAGGCTTTCGTCGTAGAGTGTCGGCAATGTGGAAAGACGCAAATAAATGATTTCCCCTCGCTGGTTTATCTCCATTGCTCCGCTTTGCGGCCGGCGGCGTTCGCCAATATCCATGCCTGCTAAAAATTTAAAGTGGGTAATCAGCCGCTCACATGTTTCTTTTGTCAGCGCTGCTTTTTCCATCAGCATTCCATCTAAGCGAAAACGTACTACCGCATCGTTCTTCCGCGGAACGATATGAATATCCGAGACGCGAAACAACCCCGCTTCCATGAGAAGACAGTCCGCCAAAAATTCGATCTCATTCATTCGTTCATACCATTCCCCCTTTCATCAAACTAATTGTATATTTCGACTTGCTTTCTCCTATTTCCTGCATTAAAAATAAAAAAATTTTATGAACATTTTATGAACTTTTTACGATATTTATGTTGACAGTGATAAATATCATTCCTTGCCGAAAACCAATTTATTATAATGGTCATAGGAATTATTATTTAGGAGGAACCATTATGGAACAAACATTAAAAATTACAAACGTATTGGCGGATCCGACACGCTATCATATTTACGAGTATATCACCAAAAAACATAAGGAAGTATCTGTTCAAGAAATTGCCGATGCATTTAACATCCACCCGAATGTCGCCCGTCTTCATTTAACAAAGCTGGAAGATGTCCGTATGATTGTTTCCGAAACGCAAAAAACTGGAAAAGGTGGACGGCCAAGCCGCCTTTACCGTCTATCGGATGAAGTCATTCAGCTGCATTTTCCGTTTCGTGATTATCAGCTCCTTGCCAAAATCGCGATCCAAGCGATGATGAAGCTTGGTGATGTGGGCAAACAGGCGCTTTACGAAACAGGAAAAAGCTTTGGCAAAGAACTTGTCGCCCAGCGCATCCCACATGATCAATCCCCACAGCAGTTAACGTTTGCCGAAAAAGCAGCCATCGTGAAAGAAGCAGCAGAAACGGCAGGATTTTACCCGACGTTTGAATATAACGAAGAAGAAGGAAAAATATATTTGCAAATTTTTAACTGTCCGTTTAAAGAAATCGCCTTTCAGACGCCGGAAACCGTTTGCCAAATGCACCGCGCCTTTTTGCAAGGAATGTTTGAAGTGCTTTTCCCAAACACAGAACTAGTAGAAGTGGAAAGCATGACAAACGGCTGCGATTATTGCTCGTACCGGGCAAGTTTGGCACAATAAAACAAAGGCACCGCTTTTCTGTCAGCATTGGCAGAAAAGCGCTTTTATGTTTCACAAATGGAGCTTGAGGTTTCACCTTTTACGGAGAATCATAATGCTTTTTGACTGCCGGAGGCAAGCCTGCGTCTTGCCGTTGCGACAACACAACGGCACAATATGGGGATAGATATGGAAAGCGTTATTTACATTCGCTATTATTGTACATTATAATAAGTAAAGGTGGGGACTTGCACATAAAAAGGAGGGATACATAATGGATCGTATGTTCCGCGTCTTAGCGTTTTGGACGGGAATTTTCGCAGTCATGTTTTATCTTGGGCATATGCACACAACATCGCTCATTTTCTTTGGTCAAACCGTATTTTTCCTCTTAGTTGGTTATTTAAAATTAACGGAAAGAATGTACATTTATATTTTCGGGGCATACTTAACCATTTTCTTCGCCGCCTTTACGTATTGGACAACATTTATGATGGTCCCAGGAATGGGAGAATGAAAAACGAGCAGGAGGCTGTTTCTCCTGCTCATTTTCTTTGCCTTCCATTAGGAAAAAAGCAAAAACTCTCGCTGCGCCCATATATCATCCCAGCAAAGCTGCATACCTTTTTGTTGGATCATCACATGAAAGGCGCTGCTCATTCCCTCGCCCATGATCAAAGAGCGAAGCGCCCGGTTTTGTCTGTTTTTAGAGGAAAACGGATTTACATCGTCGTGTGCCACTAAATACTCCAATATTCCAGCCGCAAGCAAAAAGCGGTCCTGCCTGACGAGCGCAACATCCTCCCATCCCGCCTGCTCCCCGTACATTCGCAGCGCGTCCCACTGAACATGCGCTGTTATATCCATCTCTCCAGGATACATAAGCGGATCGGTGATGAGATGGTGGCGATAATATCCGCGCAAGCTTCCCTGCTGCCTTGCTGGCCATCGTAACTCCTCGTCAGTATAGCCGTAATCAATCGTTATCATTACACAATTCTGAAAAAACGAAGCGGTTTGCAAAAGAAACTGTTTCATCTCAAGCGGTACTTCTAAACGCTGTCCGTCCGCTAAATAAAGCTGCCGCTCATGTAAATATTGAAAAATATCTTCATTATCTAACGGGTATTTTTCCTCGATCAGCTTGCCATCGTTCGCGGTGACAAAACATTCATATATTTTTCCATTTTCCTTTGTGATGACGTGCACCGGAAAAGCATCAAAAAATTCGTTGCTAAAGACGATTCCCGTAAACGAAGGTATATGCTGCTTTAGTTCCTTTATATCTTTATACTGTATCACTTTTTCTGCAGCATCGCCAAGCGTTTGCATCTGCTGTGCCCGCTGGTAAGGACTTGTTTCGACAATAATATAAGATAGTTGCTTGTATGTGTGCGGACTTTTTCGCTTCCATTCCTCTAACACCGCGCGCGCAAATTTGCCGTCCCCGCCTCCGAACTCGCAAATATGCGGCAACACACCGCCTTTTTCTACTAACCGGAGAAAAAAGGAAGCAAACAGCTTGCCAAATACGTCGGAAACATAGCTGTTCGTAAAAAAGTCTCCATCTTTTCCAATTTTCGTTCTTTCGCTCATATAATAGCCAAACTGTTCGTTATATAAAGCCAACCTCATATAGTCGGCATACGAGATGCGCCTAAGCGGCGACGATTGGATCGCTTCATAAACCGCCTTTGCCATATCTATTTCCTTTCCTGTTTTTTGCTTTTTACTATTGACATAGTAAAAATACTGTTATATTGTTATAGTAGTAGCTTAACTATATCCCCTCCCATTATATGGATAGAACATCCCCCAAAAACCCTTCTCGATCGAAGAAGGGTTTTTTGTTTGCAAAAAAGCAAACGTGTCATTTGCCAACCGAGGCCGGCACGTTTGCTTTTTTGCATTCATTCCTTTTAAAATCCATGCAAAAACGGATTTGCATCCATTTCTGCACCGATTGTCGTTTCCCGTCCATGTCCGGATAATACGACTGTTTCCTCCGGCAATGTAAGCAGCTTATCATGAATGCTGCGCAATAGCTGTTCATAGTTTCCACCTGGCAAATCAGTGCGTCCAATGCTGCCGGCAAAAAGTACATCTCCGGAAAACACCGCTTCAACCTCTTTACAATAGTAAGAAATGCTGCCCGGCGAATGGCCTGGTGTTTCCAACAAATCAAAGGCAAACGCTCCGATTTGCAACGTTTGTTCTCCTATTATGCACGTCGGCTCATGGCGGACGATGACTTGGCCGCCGAAATACGCCGATCCGTTTAAAGCAGGATCGGTTAACCACTCTTTTTCTTTCTCATGGATATAAATAGGCAGTTCCCATCGTGCTCTCACTTCATGGATGCCGCCGATATGGTCGAAATGAGCATGGGTCAATAAAATCGCCAGCGGAGTGAGCTGCTGTTTTTCAATATGCTGAACAATTCTATCTCCCTCCGCGCCCGGATCGAAGATGACACAAGTGCCATCCGTATGGGATAGGATGTAGGCGTTGGCCTGAATCGGCCCGACCGGAATGCGCTCCCACTTCATTGATTATTCCTCCTCCATTGTTGGCACTATAAACCAAGTTTGTTTCTCATATGCCGGCAAAAACGTCACTATCTCCTAGACGTATGTTCCAAACCGCTATATCCACTAATTACTACTTATTTTATCGCAACATGACCAAGTTTGTCATTTCGCTTATGCCCTTCGCCAAACCCGTTCTAAGCGAGAACAGAATAAATAAAAGAAAGTAGGACACAATGATGATAAATACACGAACGCTTCCGCTTCTTCTCCTGTTCCGGAAAATCACATAGCCAAACAAGATGGAACCGTCCGTTATTCCGAACCGCTTTAAAAAATTTGCCGATGCATATCGCATAATCATTCACATTTTTGACCTCGACAAATAAATAAAAAAAGATTACAATGAAAAAGAGTTGGTCGGTTTCTTACATAATTTCACCATACCGATTATTTTACAAGGGGGTAAGACAATGGGAACAGTCATTATTTTTGCATTAGTAGCGCTGTTGGCGCTTTACGGAATTGTGCGCTCCTTGCGCGAGAAAAATATACTTGCATTTCTTTTCGGACTTGGTGCCTTCGCCGTATTCGGCTGGTTTACGGTTATGACCGTATTGCATCATGGTTTTCCAACAGGCACGCATTAAAACGCAAGAGGCCTTCCCAAAGCCTCTTGCGTTTTTATTTCTTTCCTTCATGCCATGTACAACGCCGCTAAGAAAATGCCGAGACTATCTTCATAAATCTCGGTAAATTGTTCAATTGGCAGCGGGTTTACTCCTTCTCCTAGTTCCACCGTGTATCCTCTTCGTTTCCATGTTTGAATAAACCAGTCGCGATATCCGGCATGGCTATCAATATACCGTATGGCTTGATAGCCGCTTGCTTTGGCAAATTCATCCACAGTTTTTTCCGCTTCCGGCGGTTCTAGTCCTTCGTACCCCCAATATATTTCTTTTCCTTGTGTGTGAAAAGCTAAAATCATGGCAAAATCACTTTCCTCGGTTAACGCGGCCATCGCTTTTGTTTCCGGTTCTGTGAGCGGCGCGAACCCTGGAAAATCGCGGGGCGCCGGCGCTTTTGGAACTTTGCGGGCCTGCTCCACCTCCCATTTGGCCGGAAATTGATTATTTAAATCAATGCCGCGGATGTTTGCCTTCCACTGTGAAAAATCATAAGACCCTCCGTTCATACGGATCACTTCGCTCCGATACGGCTCTTGTTCTGGCGGACCGTGCAAAACAAGATTGACCCCATCGGGATTGACCATCGGCACAACGGAAAGCGTCACCTTGTTATAATAGTCTAGCATTCGATGGCCGCGCAGCGTTTGCTCGTTTGTCACCGCCAGCAAATAGTCGTTTAAAAACGTCATAATCACCGCGGTCGTAATCCATTCGTTGGCATGAAAGGATCCATTAAAATGGATGCGGATCGGCCCGCGGCCAATCTGCAGTTCGATTAATGGCAAGCCGAGCACGCTATATCCAATCGTTCTTGTTCGCACAAACGGATAATAGCGGCAAAGTGTCTTGATATCCTGCTGCAGCGTGGAAAAATCGTACGCTTTTTGCCCCTGAACCACGCGGGAAACAATCCGTTTAGGCAGCTGCACCGCCCCGCTTGTGATTTCCCTCGTGCCTTTCATGCGTTGTAATGCCATTTCGTGTACGGAAAAAAAGCTGGCCAGCTCTTCCCATGATTGGACCGTATCATATCCCGGAATGCAAATAACCTCTCCCTGCTTCAAATGTCCGTTTTTAATATGCGGGTTTGCGTCCGCTAATAACTCGCAAGGAACAGAAAACCATTCGCTGTACATGGTCAGTGTATCGCCCAAGGAAGCATATATATTCAAACGCCGTCTCTCCTTCCTTCTATTCTACCTTCAACATATGAGACGGGACGGCGGAAAATGAAAAATAAAAAACGGTTCATCGAAGGGTTGATCGTTCGATGAACCGTTTTAATAGGCACACTTTTATACCGGCAATGTTGTTTTAGCCAGCCATGCGCCGCCGATGACTCCCGCATCATTTCCAAGCGTCGCCAGTACAATCGTTGCGCCTTCAGCAACGCGCGGAAACGCAAAGCGGCGAAAATAGGTGGTGACACGTTCTACTAATATACTCCCTGCCTTTGAAACCCCGCCGCCAATGACAATTTTCTTCGGATTGGAGACATTGGCGGCATTCGCTAACGCCAAGCCAAGATAAAACGTTACTTCTTCAACAATTTCGAGCGCCAATGCATCTTCTGCTTTCGCGGCATCAAACACCGCTTTCGCCGTTACGGCATCAGGGCGAAGCATCGTCGGCCGATCCGATGCTGCTAATTTTTCTTTCGCGATCCTTACAATTCCCGTGGCCGAAGCGATTGTTTCCAAACAGCCGCTTTTTCCACAATTGCACGGTCCCCCTCCGCTCGGAATCATCGTCATATGACCGATTTCGCCGCCGGCCCCGTTGACGCCATGCACAATTTGGCCATTGGCAATCACTCCGCCCCCGACACCAGTACCAAGCGTAACGCAAATCAAATCACGTGCACCACTGCCCGCCCCCTTCCACATTTCGCCAAGGGCGGCGATATTCGCATCATTATCTACCGCGACAGGAAGTGACGTTTCCCGCTCTAACTCTTCTTTCAACGGATAATTTTTCCAGCCTAAGTTCACTGCTTCATAAAGCATTCCCGTTTCCATATGGACAGGTCCCGGCGCGCCGATGCCAATCGCTAAAAGCCGGTCTTTGTTTTCCCCTAAATGCTGCAATGTTTCTTGTAGCGACCGGGAAATATGTTTGACAATGTTTTTTCCTTGATTCGAAAGATCGGTATCAATTTCCCATTTATGTACAATATCTCCATCTGTCGTTACAAACGCCATTTTCGTCGTTGTGCCGCCTAAATCAATACCAACAAGCCATTTTTCTGCCATCGTTCACTTCATTCCTTTTTCATTCGTTTTTCTCTTTCGATCTGCGCCTCATGCCGTAATATAAAAAGCGCCATTTGAAAATCTTTCACGTCAATCAACTGCGACTGGTATAGCTCTTTTAACTCTTCTTCCATCAACTCTAAGTCGGCTAGACGGTCTCCAATATAGACGATCGTCCCAAACCGTTTTAAAAGCTGCTGCACATCATAAACCGTTTTCATTATTTCACCTACACCTCTTTTTCCCAATATAAATGTATCGGCAAATCTCTCTGTTCGTCAAGCACAAACATTCATCTTTCACAACCACAAACAAATTCATACATAAATTCCCGCTTCCATGCATATATTGGTGACAACCTTGTCCATCATGGGAGGTTTCTATGAGAAAATGGATCATTCCAATAATGACGATGATAGTAGCGCTTTTATGCACTATCCCGTTATTTTCCCTTTATTTCCACAACTCAACAAAAGAAACGATTATCTTTTTCCCTATCCATCCGCAAGCAACATTTAAGGAGGCAAAAACAACGTTACAGCTGCAGCCGCAAAAACGGAAGGGAAAATATTCACTGCTTTGGTCAACGTCCTCTTCCTTAGATAGAACCGCCTATTTACGCCAGGATATTTCTTTGCTTTTTGCGGATGGCCGTCTTATCGACCGTCTTTCTAAATGGGAGAGTAATAGGAAAACGTTAACACAGCGAAAGAAAGTAACAACCAAAGATAGCCGCTTTTTTCAAACGATTTCGTTTCACTATGGTGAACTCCATGAAGGAAATGCCATTACGAGCAGCCAGACGATGACAAGCGATTATTTATATGTCATCGATTCGCCGTACCACCCGCTCACGTCGTTTCGCCGAGCGACAACAGAAGAGGAGAAAGAGTGGCAACGAATATTAAACAAAACAACAAACGGATATCTTCAGCATAAAGCCCAATCGCTTTTATCACACTTCTCTATTCAAGCGCAGCAATATTATTCATTATATTTACCTGACTTAATTATGTATAATGAACAGCCGCTGCCAGACCTTTCGATGAAAAAAACACAAGAAATCATCGGGAAACTTTGGGAAGGAATGTACAAATCTTATTTCCTCGGCATAAAAAAAGAGGATGGTTCCATCCTCTCGCCAATCGGCAGCACCGTACCGCTTATTTTAATAAGCAAAGACTATTCCCACTTAATTGTACTGATCGAGACGGAAAACGGGGAGAAATTTCAGCTAATCCAAAAAATAACCTAAAGGCGGAATCCGATCAATAAGCCTAAAGCAACAATACTTACCGTGACAAATAAGGAACGAGCTTGCCGCTTCCATGCAACATGATTGGGCAAATGAACGATACCGGCGGCAAGAAATCCGCCAATTAACCCGCCAATATGGCCGGCATTATCAATTCCGGGAACAACGATTCCAAATAACAGATTGATAATAATCAGGCTGATAATATTCGTCCCGATCGTTTGAAAAAAAAGATGCCGATATACCGTCCCAAAGTAAAGCAAGGCTCCAAATAAGCCAAAAATGGCGCCAGATGCCCCTGCGGAAAGGGACGACGTGAACAAAAAGCTGCCAAGTGTCCCAAAAAAACCGGCAATCATATAGATGCAGAAAAAACGCCACGATCCGTAAAGACGTTCCACCATCATGCCTAAATAGTAAAGCGCGAACGTATTCATCAGTAAATGCAAAAACCCGATGTGCAAAAAAATCGGTGTAAAAAAGCGCCACCATTCCCCTTCCCAAATAAGGGGATTAAATTTTGCTCCATATCGAATCAACACTTCAGGATTCGTGCTGCCGCCGCTCCATTCCATCAACAGAAACACCGCCACCTGCAAAACGATAAAAATATAGGTAAAAACAGGCTTTCCGTATTCAAACAGTCGCCTTTCCCGTTCCTGTTGTTCTCTCACTTCCTGGAAAATCCGATGTTTCAGCCGCTCCGCCTCGAAAAATGGATCGCTGCCATCGTCGATAGAAAGATCAATAGGCGTTTTTATCGTTTCTGTTAACTGTTGCAGCGAGCGATCGATATTCCCCGAATGGATCAAAAACGTCTGGAATACGCCGTTCTGCCGCTGCGGAAGCGGAAGCGGCTTTGCGATCAGAAATTCCCAATCATCAACAGGGGGATAGGTGGAAATATAAATATTCACCACTTGGTCCATCTTTCCTATTTTCCGCTTTGGCATTTGCCCGACAATACGCCAAGCATATTCCATATCCCTTTTCAACTGTTGCCCCCAATCGATATCATCACGCACGATACGGACGAGCGAAACATGCCGCTTCTCCAGTGACTCCAACCATATTTCATTCACGCGATGGGATAATTGGACAATCCGGTAACGCTGTTTTATAAAAAAATAAACGAGCTGCCAAAATAGCCATTCCATTTTCCCGTTCAACGTCTCCTCCCCCTTTTCTCTATAACATCAAGCTCCCCGAGCAATGTGGAAGCTAACTCTCCCACACTATGGCAGGTAACGACAGATGGCGACAGAACGGTGAAAGCAGGTTGCCTCTGCTGAAAATAAATCGCCTGCCATCCGGCATGAAGCGCCCCCATGACATCCAGCTCCCAAGAATCACCAATATATACCGGCTGTTTCCCAGCGGCCAGTCGACGTTGAGCGCAACGGAAAATCGCCGCATCGGGTTTTTCACAACCAACCTCCTCAGAAATAATCACCGCGTCGTCGGGAAAAAAGCGCCCCAAACCGGCGTAAACAATTTTCTCACGCTGAACGGCACTTTCTCCATTGGTTATAATACCAAGCGGAAGCGAAAGGCTTTGCAACCGTTCGAGCAATGAAATGATGCCTGGCAGCGCTATCGCAAAACGGCCGACTATCTCGTCAAAATAGGCGTGAAACTCATCTGCTGCTTTTTCGCTTACCTTTATATGGAAATAGCGCATCGCCTCAAGAAAGCGAAGCCGACGATACTCCTTTCTTGTCAAGCGCCCTCCCGCATAATCCGGCCAATAGCGGTCACAATACCATTTAAATATACGAAACCAGGACGAAAAAGAAACAGCTTTGTTTGGAAAAAACGTTATAAAACAATGGTAAATGGCAGCGCGGAATGTCCGCTCATAATCAATAAGCGTATCGTCAAGATCAAACCAAATAACATCCCACTGTTTCATTGTACCACACTTAACGTAATATCTGGG
This window contains:
- the comGD gene encoding competence type IV pilus minor pilin ComGD; its protein translation is MERDRGFTFTEMLLVLSAITVLMAVSLPSLSNLARQKTETYIITQLRDDLLYAQQYAMTYKTRVAVTFSESRPEYRMTEMKNGKTLFIRTLPNPWKFQLTTLTMPLLFLENGNVNKAGALVLKRKDSAYKIIFLLGKGRFYVQKM
- the comGC gene encoding competence type IV pilus major pilin ComGC: MNEKGFTLIEMLIVLMVISVLLLIVIPNITKHNGMINTKGCAAFVNTVQAQVKAYEMENNKIPTVQDLIDEKYIKSDKCPNGHSIQINSNGEVSESGT
- the comGB gene encoding competence type IV pilus assembly protein ComGB is translated as MKKRKWPLHQQGTFLVRLGSLLERGYSLSQALEFLEIQEPLSRRHHLQQCLSRLRSGLPFYQSVASLSFHHEAIGYLFFAEQRGDLPRGIIEAGKMLMQKAEYMQKLRKTSSYPLMLLFFMVLMLAAVGHLLLPRFAQVSSTLSSSPSLASTVFMHIVSIVPNMFAVVFVLCIVCFLFYIGSFRKWTVTTKINVVMKIPLLRSFVKLYVTHLLALQLGHLLQGGMSIYEALQVFERQESLPFLQAEGRRIKDELAKGLPLDSTIAACNYYEQELALVIRHGQSNGELGKELNHYSEILFQTFEERLEALLKFIQPLLLSSVGLLVICMYLAILLPMFSMMNHL
- the comGA gene encoding competence type IV pilus ATPase ComGA — protein: MNEIEFLADCLLMEAGLFRVSDIHIVPRKNDAVVRFRLDGMLMEKAALTKETCERLITHFKFLAGMDIGERRRPQSGAMEINQRGEIIYLRLSTLPTLYDESLVIRLLPQSFFLPQSQISLFAHSTNILLSLFQQPQGLIIFTGPTGSGKTTTLYTLLRICQERWHRNVITLEDPVEKRIDNLLQVQINEKAGITYAAGLKAALRHDPDVIMVGEIRDAETAKIAVRSAMTGHLIVSTMHTNNAVGAIYRLREFGIPLADVEQTLLTVAAQRLVDLLCPFCGEHCLPVCRQYRKVRRVAVHELLYGNALSDAIQSVQTGNQLCRYYTLENIIRKGVALGFLPAHTLAVVKGGEK
- a CDS encoding helix-turn-helix transcriptional regulator, with the protein product MEQTLKITNVLADPTRYHIYEYITKKHKEVSVQEIADAFNIHPNVARLHLTKLEDVRMIVSETQKTGKGGRPSRLYRLSDEVIQLHFPFRDYQLLAKIAIQAMMKLGDVGKQALYETGKSFGKELVAQRIPHDQSPQQLTFAEKAAIVKEAAETAGFYPTFEYNEEEGKIYLQIFNCPFKEIAFQTPETVCQMHRAFLQGMFEVLFPNTELVEVESMTNGCDYCSYRASLAQ
- a CDS encoding DUF2626 domain-containing protein, with amino-acid sequence MDRMFRVLAFWTGIFAVMFYLGHMHTTSLIFFGQTVFFLLVGYLKLTERMYIYIFGAYLTIFFAAFTYWTTFMMVPGMGE
- a CDS encoding class I SAM-dependent methyltransferase, which translates into the protein MAKAVYEAIQSSPLRRISYADYMRLALYNEQFGYYMSERTKIGKDGDFFTNSYVSDVFGKLFASFFLRLVEKGGVLPHICEFGGGDGKFARAVLEEWKRKSPHTYKQLSYIIVETSPYQRAQQMQTLGDAAEKVIQYKDIKELKQHIPSFTGIVFSNEFFDAFPVHVITKENGKIYECFVTANDGKLIEEKYPLDNEDIFQYLHERQLYLADGQRLEVPLEMKQFLLQTASFFQNCVMITIDYGYTDEELRWPARQQGSLRGYYRHHLITDPLMYPGEMDITAHVQWDALRMYGEQAGWEDVALVRQDRFLLAAGILEYLVAHDDVNPFSSKNRQNRALRSLIMGEGMSSAFHVMIQQKGMQLCWDDIWAQREFLLFS
- a CDS encoding MBL fold metallo-hydrolase; translated protein: MKWERIPVGPIQANAYILSHTDGTCVIFDPGAEGDRIVQHIEKQQLTPLAILLTHAHFDHIGGIHEVRARWELPIYIHEKEKEWLTDPALNGSAYFGGQVIVRHEPTCIIGEQTLQIGAFAFDLLETPGHSPGSISYYCKEVEAVFSGDVLFAGSIGRTDLPGGNYEQLLRSIHDKLLTLPEETVVLSGHGRETTIGAEMDANPFLHGF
- a CDS encoding DUF2759 domain-containing protein — encoded protein: MGTVIIFALVALLALYGIVRSLREKNILAFLFGLGAFAVFGWFTVMTVLHHGFPTGTH
- a CDS encoding M14 family metallocarboxypeptidase, encoding MNIYASLGDTLTMYSEWFSVPCELLADANPHIKNGHLKQGEVICIPGYDTVQSWEELASFFSVHEMALQRMKGTREITSGAVQLPKRIVSRVVQGQKAYDFSTLQQDIKTLCRYYPFVRTRTIGYSVLGLPLIELQIGRGPIRIHFNGSFHANEWITTAVIMTFLNDYLLAVTNEQTLRGHRMLDYYNKVTLSVVPMVNPDGVNLVLHGPPEQEPYRSEVIRMNGGSYDFSQWKANIRGIDLNNQFPAKWEVEQARKVPKAPAPRDFPGFAPLTEPETKAMAALTEESDFAMILAFHTQGKEIYWGYEGLEPPEAEKTVDEFAKASGYQAIRYIDSHAGYRDWFIQTWKRRGYTVELGEGVNPLPIEQFTEIYEDSLGIFLAALYMA
- a CDS encoding ROK family glucokinase, coding for MAEKWLVGIDLGGTTTKMAFVTTDGDIVHKWEIDTDLSNQGKNIVKHISRSLQETLQHLGENKDRLLAIGIGAPGPVHMETGMLYEAVNLGWKNYPLKEELERETSLPVAVDNDANIAALGEMWKGAGSGARDLICVTLGTGVGGGVIANGQIVHGVNGAGGEIGHMTMIPSGGGPCNCGKSGCLETIASATGIVRIAKEKLAASDRPTMLRPDAVTAKAVFDAAKAEDALALEIVEEVTFYLGLALANAANVSNPKKIVIGGGVSKAGSILVERVTTYFRRFAFPRVAEGATIVLATLGNDAGVIGGAWLAKTTLPV
- a CDS encoding YqgQ family protein — encoded protein: MKTVYDVQQLLKRFGTIVYIGDRLADLELMEEELKELYQSQLIDVKDFQMALFILRHEAQIEREKRMKKE